The following are encoded together in the Acinetobacter radioresistens DSM 6976 = NBRC 102413 = CIP 103788 genome:
- a CDS encoding SlyX family protein, with amino-acid sequence MTKQTYHNNQATFSAPIEDLQVRIAFLDDLVEQLNEQVTRQSVEITHLKQQMQLLYQRVEAADLSEGIAPFDPSTNIPPHY; translated from the coding sequence ATGACTAAACAAACATACCATAATAATCAGGCGACATTTTCCGCACCCATTGAAGATTTGCAAGTAAGAATTGCATTTCTGGATGATTTAGTTGAACAGCTCAATGAACAGGTCACCCGACAGAGTGTCGAGATTACCCATCTGAAGCAGCAAATGCAGCTACTTTATCAGCGTGTTGAAGCTGCTGATCTTTCAGAAGGGATTGCCCCGTTTGATCCTTCTACCAATATTCCTCCACACTATTAA